One genomic segment of Sparus aurata chromosome 24, fSpaAur1.1, whole genome shotgun sequence includes these proteins:
- the LOC115576549 gene encoding NLR family CARD domain-containing protein 3-like gives ELYITEGATAEVNDEHEVRQIEAASRKPDRPETTIRQVDIFKASPERDEPIRTLMTQGVAGIGKTVLTQKFTLDWAEDKANLDIQFTFPFTFRELNLVKEKKFSLVELVHYFFTETKEICRFEEFQVVFIFDGLDECRPPLDFHNTEILTDVTESTSVDVLLTNLIRGKLLPSARLWITTRPAAANQIPPECVDMVTEVRGFTDPQKEEYFRKRFRDEEQASRIISHIKTSQSLHIMCHIPVFCWITATVLEVALKTRKKGELPKTLTEMYIHFLVVQAKVKKVKYDRGAETDPHWSPESREMIESLGKLAFDQLQKGNLIFYQSDLTECGIDITAASKYSGVFTEIFKEESGLYQDKVFCFIHLSVQEFLAALHVHLTFINSGVNLLADEKTTDHQSAETHLYQSAVDQALQSPNGHLDLFLRFLLGLSLQTNQNLLRGLQTQRGSSSQTNQETVEYIKKKFSENLSPERSINQFHCLNELNHRSLVKEIQWYLTSGRLSTEKLSPAQWSALVFILLSSDKNLNVFDLKKYSASDTNTVSRNIKLSDNNRKMTGVLMSQSYPDHPERFESYTQLLCRTGLTGRCYWEVEWRGTVSISVSYRRIRRKGDSKDCVFGRNDQSWSLKCSDDPCGRYSARHNIEETDISSSSSSSSSSSSSSSSSSSSSSSSSSSSSSGRVAVYVDCPAGTLSFYRVSSDSLIHLHTFNTTFTEPLYP, from the exons gagctctacatcacagagggagcgactgcagaggtcaatgatgaacatgaggttaGACAGATTGAagcagcatccaggaaaccagacagaccagaaacaacaatcagacaagtagacatctttaaagcctcacctgaaagagatgaaccaattagaacactgatgacacagggagtggctggcatcgggaaaacagtcttaacacagaagttcactctggactgggctgaagacaaagccaacctggacatacagttcacatttccattcactttcagggAGCTGAATTtggtgaaagagaaaaagttcagcttggtggaacttgttcattacttcttcactgaaaccaaagaaatctgcaggtttgaagagttccaggttgtgttcatctttgacggtctggatgagtgtcgacctcctctggacttccacaacactgagatcctgactgatgttacagagtctacctcagtggatgtgctgctgacaaacctcatcagggggaaactgcttccctctgctcgcctctggataaccacacgacctgcagcagccaatcagatccctcctgagtgtgttgacatggtgacagaggtcagagggttcactgacccacagaaggaggagtacttcagaaagagattcagagatgaggagcaggccagcagaatcatctcccacatcaagacatcacaaagcctccacatcatgtgccacatcccagtcttctgctggatcactgctacagttctggaggttGCGTTGAAGACCAGAAAGAagggagagctgcccaagacactgactgagatgtacatccacttcctggtggttcaggccaaagtaaagaaggtcaagtatgatagaggagctgagacagatccacactggagtccagagagcagggagatgattgagtctctgggaaaactggcttttgatcagctgcagaaaggaaacctgatcttctatcaatcagacctgacagagtgtggcatcgatatcacagcagcttcaaagtactcaggagtgttcacagagatctttaaagaggagagtggactgtaccaggacaaggtgttctgcttcatccatctgagtgttcaggagtttctggctgctcttcatgtccatctgacgttcatcaactctggagtcaatctgctggcagACGAAAAAACCACAGACCATCAATCTGCAGAGACACAtctctaccagagtgctgtagaccaggccttacagagtccaaatggacacctggacttgttcctccgcttcctcctgggtctttcactgcagactaATCAAAATCTCCTacgaggtctgcagacacagagaggaagtaGCTCACAgaccaatcaggaaacagtcgagTACATAAAAAAGAagttcagtgagaatctgtctccagagagaagcatcaatcagttccactgtctgaatgaactgaaccaTCGTTCTCTAGTTAAGGAGATCCAGTGGTACCTGACatcaggacgtctctccacagagaaactgtctcctgctcagtggtcagctcttgTCTTCATCTTACTATCATCTGATAAAAATCTgaatgtgtttgacctgaagaaatactctgcttca gacacaaacacagtcagcagaaacatcaaactgtccgacaacaacaggaagatgacaggTGTGTTAATGagtcagtcatatcctgatcatccagagaggtttgagtcctatactcagctgctgtgtagaactggtctgactggtcgctgttactgggaggtcgagtggagaggaactgtttctatatcagtgagttacagaagaatcagaaggaaaggcGACAGTAAAGACTGCGTGTTTGGAaggaatgatcagtcctggagtctgaagTGCTCTGATGATCCATGTGGTCGTTACTCTGCAAGGCATAATATTGAGGaaacagacatctcctcctcctcctcctcctcttcctcctcctcctcctcctcctcctcctcctcctcctcctcttcctcctcctcctcctcctcctcctctggtagagtagcagtgtatgtggactgtcctgctggcactctgtccttctacagagtctcctctgactcactgatccacctccacaccttcaacaccacattcactgaacctctctatcct